The Oryzias latipes chromosome 9, ASM223467v1 region GTATTTTTCTTTGCCTCTTTCCCATATTACGTGAAGGGGCCCAATTGCTCAGGCTCTCTTCGTTTTCAGCACCACTCCCCAGGTCAACGTCAGGCTCTCCTGAGGCTTCTTGGCTCACCATTCCATCTCTGTGCTGTAGCCAGTAAGTCAAAAGAGCAGTCACATTAAATACTTTCCATGAAGACTTTGTGCTGCTTGGTGTTGTGCCAAAACTCCCCAGGAAAACCTCTTTCTCCTGGCATGGCATGCTGTCACAGCTCAGCTTTCCGGAGTGATAAAAGTCCAAAGTCGCGTGCTTGCAGGCAGAGAAGGCAGGAAGTCTGATCTGAACTTCTGCCAGTAGGACGAGCTCATCGTTGGAAATGGATGACATGTCAAATGTGACCTTCCATCTGTTGTCCTCATGATAGAAGCCTATAGAGCAAGaagtaaaagacaaagaagtAAAAATCTGAGGCTGCATGAATGCATGAACACCAAGATGAGAGTGAGAGGCTGAACAGGACAGGATGCATATTGGACCCCCCTGTGCAGTCTGAGGGCTAATATACAAGTGCCCCCACATAAAACAGAGTGTGCCTTCAAAGTGGAATAAGCATCCTGACACTTAATGGGTTGTAAAAAGGGAGGATCTGCAAACAGATAACAAAAACCTCCAGAGGGATAAGAGAACTTGTAAAATCAATAGTTAACAGAGCTGCAAGTATTCAGTGTAAAAAGCACAAGTGGCTACTCACCTTTGGCCGTCAGGCTCAGAACAGAGTCGAAGCTGTGCACTGACGAGTCGTCACTTTGTGTTGTAATGGTGTTGACAGCAAGAGAAGAGATGTGGTCAGCAGCCTTGAAGGAGTGGTACAGCTGCAGCATGTACTGAGGGTATGTGCTGCGGTCACTGGTTGATGTATTCCCGGGTGCTAAACTGCTCTGGAGGTGGCTTTGATGTCTACGAACCCGGGATGACAGAACTGCACTGAATGAGCAGAGTATGCAGAAAAGCATCAATACCCTGGTCTCCATGTTCGGGGCAAATTCTCTAAGCCTTCCTTCCTCCTGCAGCTTTCCGGCTGAAATGATGCTGTGGACACAGGGTGCTCCACTCAGACCTTTTATAGTGGACAGCTGCCCTTTGATGACCCCTGACCATGCCAGGCATGTTAATGGCCCCTGTGATCATCAAAGCATCCAAgggccaaaacaaaaaaactttaacccAAGGTCATTGTCCCACCATGTTTAAACTGCGACTTTTTTAATACATTATGTTGCTAAAACCATTAACTTAGTGCACTTACACTTATATAACATCCCAATCCAGAAATTGAATATCAACCTTCATCTGAAACTCTTCTTGGAAGTTTCTCAAAAAAATTAGgactttatcccttgtgctatcttacatgaccccacccttacattgatgtgttctccctcccatgacaaaggtggataaaggtggaaagatgtcatgtaatccatggacaccagtgaagatcccaaatcattgaagaaaaaaagttcagagcactgtctagtgggtctagatgacccaactcccaatgttaaattgcctaggatggcacaagggttatttaagaaaatatgtAACTATTCTTCCAGAAGCACATTGGTGGGGTTAGACTTAGGTGTTCTTTCAGATGCAGGCTAGTCAAGTTCTTTCCCACTACATACTTGTCTACATATGCTAAAGTTTAGAGGATGAAATTGTTCAGAATCTCCTGGTATGTTGGAGGATTCACACAATGGATCTGAGCGATGAAGCTCAGCTCCTGAAAAACActgtgctcctcctcttccaccAAACTTCACCCTTGACTCAATGCAGTCTGACAAGTACTGCAGTGCTTGCAACTGCAATCTCAAGCATGTCCATCAAACTGCCAGGAGAAGAGCGATGGAGGAGAACATACACAACTTTTCTAAAGTCTAGAGGTGGCATGTTTCACACGTTGCAGTTCTCTAGTGATGTATGACTTGGATGCAGCTGTTCAGCCAGAGCCCTTTCACACTCTGTAGGCTGAAGGCTACACAGAAAGTTAGTGACATCTGTGCACTCTGGAAATCAGCATCTGCTGAGTCACTCCCAATCACTCCCACTTTTTGACAGTTGCCTGAGAAATATTGCATAGTGTGAA contains the following coding sequences:
- the LOC101162532 gene encoding nodal homolog, coding for METRVLMLFCILCSFSAVLSSRVRRHQSHLQSSLAPGNTSTSDRSTYPQYMLQLYHSFKAADHISSLAVNTITTQSDDSSVHSFDSVLSLTAKGFYHEDNRWKVTFDMSSISNDELVLLAEVQIRLPAFSACKHATLDFYHSGKLSCDSMPCQEKEVFLGSFGTTPSSTKSSWKVFNVTALLTYWLQHRDGMVSQEASGEPDVDLGSGAENEESLSNWAPSRNMGKRQRKIQHPTSNRVMMIIFFQHKMPQEGHVTYSLIQTVENSKYVKMDSVRQNRRHKRNRVQRMRVPDGVAATVAPAAPAAEPVQRPMCRRVDMWVDFEHIGWDEWIVHPKRYNAYRCEGECPVPLDESFSPTNHAYMQSLLRHHHPTRASCPSCVPTHLSPLSMLYYENDDLTLRHHEDMIVEECGCH